A genomic stretch from Candidatus Edwardsbacteria bacterium includes:
- the acsA gene encoding acetate--CoA ligase, with protein MSNIGSYEDRYKSFDWKLAEQELEYGKDGQYNIGYYCSDRICDKGLGSKLALIWEGFTGEVKKYTYDDIRAYSNTTAKFLQDQGVKPGDRVCLFMDKIPELYICFLGILKMGGIAQPLFSAFGEEALITRLDDAKTKAVLTTRKHAGKVRRIRKDLPELATIIIVDADDKPLNAGEAAFAMEKLPRVEKFDIVKVERETASVLHYTSGTTGKPKGAQHVHNSLVAQYITAKWVLDLKADDIYWCTADPGWVTGTSYGIIGAWSNGVTQVVLDAGFSAQNWYAFIERMKVTMWYSAPTAIRMLMKEGFDAVKKHDLTSLRHLASVGEPLNAEAVIWSEKAFGQPFYDTFWQTETGAMMICNYPGMKVKPGSMGKPFPGIIASVVNPKTFEPVDKPGTVGLIAFRPGWPSMMRAYWNNKETYDGKFKNGWYLSGDRSSIDADGYYWFVGRDDDVINTAGHLVGPFEIESALLEHPAVAESAAVGKPDPINMEVVKAFIALKPGFKADSDLEMDIMNFIRKKLSPLAMPQEIEFMASMPKTRSGKIMRRMLRAKEWGEEIGDISTLEND; from the coding sequence ATGAGCAACATCGGGTCATACGAGGATCGCTACAAGAGTTTCGATTGGAAACTAGCGGAGCAGGAGCTGGAGTATGGAAAAGACGGCCAGTACAACATTGGTTATTACTGTAGCGACCGGATCTGCGATAAAGGCCTGGGCTCCAAGCTGGCCCTGATCTGGGAGGGATTCACCGGTGAGGTCAAGAAATATACCTATGACGACATCCGGGCCTACAGCAACACCACCGCCAAATTCCTCCAGGACCAGGGGGTCAAACCAGGCGACCGGGTCTGCCTGTTTATGGATAAGATCCCCGAGCTCTATATCTGTTTCCTGGGCATCCTAAAAATGGGCGGGATCGCCCAGCCGTTGTTCTCGGCCTTCGGCGAAGAGGCGCTGATCACCCGGCTGGACGACGCCAAGACCAAGGCGGTGCTGACCACCAGAAAACATGCGGGCAAGGTCCGCCGCATCCGCAAGGACCTGCCGGAGCTGGCCACCATCATCATAGTTGACGCCGACGACAAGCCGCTGAATGCCGGCGAAGCGGCGTTTGCCATGGAAAAACTTCCCCGGGTGGAGAAATTCGATATAGTCAAGGTAGAAAGGGAGACCGCCTCGGTCCTGCATTACACATCCGGCACCACCGGAAAACCCAAGGGGGCCCAGCATGTTCACAATTCTTTGGTGGCCCAATACATCACCGCCAAGTGGGTGCTGGACCTTAAAGCCGACGACATCTACTGGTGCACCGCTGATCCCGGCTGGGTCACCGGAACCTCCTACGGCATTATCGGCGCCTGGTCCAACGGCGTCACCCAGGTGGTGCTGGATGCCGGCTTCAGCGCCCAGAACTGGTACGCCTTCATCGAAAGAATGAAGGTGACCATGTGGTACTCGGCTCCCACCGCCATCCGGATGCTGATGAAGGAGGGATTCGACGCGGTCAAGAAGCACGACCTCACATCCTTAAGACACCTGGCCAGCGTGGGCGAACCGCTCAACGCCGAGGCCGTGATCTGGTCCGAAAAGGCCTTCGGCCAGCCGTTCTACGACACCTTCTGGCAGACCGAGACCGGGGCCATGATGATCTGCAACTACCCCGGGATGAAGGTCAAGCCCGGCTCCATGGGCAAGCCATTCCCCGGCATCATTGCCAGCGTGGTCAACCCCAAGACCTTTGAGCCGGTGGACAAGCCCGGCACGGTGGGCCTGATAGCCTTCCGGCCCGGCTGGCCCTCCATGATGCGGGCCTACTGGAACAACAAGGAGACCTACGACGGCAAGTTCAAGAACGGCTGGTACCTGTCGGGCGACCGCTCCAGCATCGACGCCGACGGCTACTACTGGTTTGTGGGACGGGATGACGATGTCATCAACACGGCAGGACACCTGGTGGGGCCGTTCGAGATCGAGTCCGCTTTACTGGAACACCCGGCGGTGGCCGAGTCGGCCGCGGTGGGCAAGCCCGACCCCATCAACATGGAGGTGGTCAAGGCCTTCATCGCCCTCAAGCCGGGCTTCAAGGCCGACAGCGACCTGGAGATGGACATCATGAACTTCATCCGCAAGAAACTATCGCCGCTGGCCATGCCCCAGGAGATAGAGTTCATGGCCTCGATGCCCAAGACCCGGAGCGGAAAGATCATGCGCCGGATGCTGCGGGCCAAGGAGTGGGGCGAGGAGATCGGCGATATCTCGACACTGGAAAACGACTAG
- a CDS encoding HNH endonuclease, with product MNQESKEFNDLEYSFTDALRMAAVTAKKECNYNPAGFIQMINELGGVGTAKKLIHTIKLSDGFTKLWGLKRLDLTAEAIALQPKWKSLFTDEELNIAKSRLISSGYALPENHGTLLNDDVIVDMQNDNVTWSQEELSAAVDAYLQMLEKETRNEPCNKSEINRDLRSGILKNRTKGSIEYRMQNISSVMESLCLPRIKGYLPAKNIGPNVFYEIKNILEKKNIFDKTIYEPTEDANEYERRATILSSKIETGKPIGVNTPDKVLQKDTYIYKRDPLVKAWILKSATGKCEKCNKEGPFIKDDGTIYLEAHHLKSLSDGGSDTIDNVLALCPNCHREMHYACNRNDYINKIRMLIPRLRNV from the coding sequence ATGAATCAAGAAAGCAAAGAGTTTAATGATCTTGAATATAGTTTTACAGATGCCTTACGTATGGCAGCTGTTACCGCAAAGAAAGAATGTAATTATAACCCTGCAGGCTTCATCCAAATGATAAATGAACTTGGGGGTGTTGGCACAGCGAAAAAACTTATTCACACAATAAAGCTCTCGGATGGATTTACTAAACTTTGGGGATTAAAACGTTTAGATTTAACTGCTGAGGCTATTGCACTACAACCCAAGTGGAAATCTCTTTTTACAGATGAAGAGTTGAATATTGCTAAATCACGTCTTATTTCTTCAGGGTATGCACTACCAGAAAACCATGGAACTTTATTAAATGATGATGTCATTGTAGACATGCAAAACGACAATGTAACATGGTCGCAGGAGGAATTATCTGCTGCTGTAGATGCTTACCTCCAAATGCTTGAGAAAGAAACAAGGAATGAACCTTGCAATAAATCTGAAATTAACAGAGATTTAAGAAGCGGCATATTAAAAAACAGAACTAAGGGTTCAATAGAGTATAGAATGCAGAATATTTCATCTGTTATGGAGTCATTGTGTCTGCCACGCATCAAAGGGTATTTGCCTGCAAAAAATATAGGGCCCAATGTGTTTTATGAAATAAAAAATATATTGGAAAAGAAAAACATTTTTGATAAAACTATTTATGAGCCTACTGAAGATGCTAATGAGTATGAAAGACGTGCAACTATTCTTTCTTCAAAGATTGAGACTGGTAAACCAATCGGGGTAAATACACCAGATAAGGTGTTACAAAAGGACACATATATTTACAAGAGGGATCCTTTAGTTAAAGCATGGATTTTAAAAAGTGCTACAGGTAAGTGCGAAAAGTGTAATAAGGAAGGACCATTCATTAAGGATGATGGTACAATCTACTTAGAAGCGCATCACCTTAAGTCACTTTCTGACGGTGGTAGTGATACAATAGATAATGTTCTTGCGCTTTGCCCGAACTGTCATAGGGAAATGCACTATGCATGTAATAGAAATGATTATATTAATAAAATTAGAATGCTGATTCCAAGATTGCGAAATGTCTAA
- the kbl gene encoding glycine C-acetyltransferase has product MAYSSKAKDFYAGELQGMKDKGIFKEERYIQSPQAASIKVEFPKGAEPKQVLNFCANNYLGLSSHPEVVKAAHEALDSRGYGLSSVRFICGTQDIHNELEEKMSEFLGMEGTCLFPSCMEANAGLFDVVLTPEDAMISDRLVHASIVDGLKLCKAQMFNYKHNSMSHLEEKLQEAQSCRLRMVITDGVFSMDGDIAPLDKICDLADKYDAMVMVDDSHATGFIGKTGRGTHEYHNVMKRVDIITTTFGKGLGGATGGSVSGPKEIAEMCRQRARPYLFSNTMPPAVVAGSIKVLELLSKSTDRRDKLEKNTKYWREGLTKAGFDLKQGDTPIVPVMLYNAKLSQDIARDLYAEGIYVTGFFFPVVAQGQARIRTQISAGHEMEHLDKALAAFTKIGEKYGILGLKKDQIIAKYGL; this is encoded by the coding sequence ATGGCCTATAGTTCCAAAGCCAAGGATTTTTACGCCGGCGAACTGCAGGGGATGAAGGACAAGGGGATCTTCAAGGAAGAACGATACATCCAGTCGCCCCAGGCCGCCAGCATCAAGGTGGAGTTCCCCAAGGGGGCCGAGCCCAAGCAGGTGCTGAACTTCTGCGCCAACAATTACCTGGGCCTGTCCAGCCACCCCGAGGTGGTCAAGGCGGCCCATGAGGCCCTGGATTCGAGGGGCTACGGGCTGTCCTCGGTCCGCTTCATCTGCGGCACCCAGGACATCCACAACGAGCTCGAGGAAAAGATGAGCGAGTTCCTGGGGATGGAGGGCACCTGCCTGTTCCCCTCCTGCATGGAAGCCAACGCCGGGTTGTTTGACGTGGTGCTGACCCCGGAGGACGCCATGATCTCGGACCGGCTGGTCCACGCCTCCATCGTCGACGGCCTTAAGCTGTGCAAGGCCCAGATGTTCAACTACAAGCACAACAGCATGTCCCACCTGGAAGAAAAACTGCAGGAGGCCCAGAGCTGCCGCCTGCGGATGGTCATCACCGACGGGGTGTTCTCCATGGACGGCGACATCGCTCCATTAGACAAGATCTGCGACTTGGCCGACAAGTACGACGCCATGGTGATGGTGGACGATTCTCACGCCACCGGGTTCATCGGCAAGACCGGCCGGGGCACCCACGAGTACCACAACGTGATGAAACGGGTGGACATCATCACCACCACTTTCGGCAAGGGTTTGGGCGGGGCCACCGGCGGTTCGGTCAGCGGCCCCAAAGAGATCGCCGAGATGTGCCGGCAGAGAGCCCGTCCCTACCTGTTCTCCAACACCATGCCTCCGGCAGTGGTGGCCGGGTCCATCAAGGTTTTGGAACTGCTGTCCAAATCAACCGACCGCAGGGACAAGCTGGAGAAGAACACCAAGTACTGGCGCGAGGGGCTAACCAAGGCCGGGTTCGATTTGAAACAGGGCGACACCCCCATCGTTCCGGTGATGCTGTACAACGCCAAGCTGTCCCAGGATATCGCCCGCGACCTGTACGCCGAGGGCATCTATGTGACGGGCTTCTTCTTCCCGGTGGTGGCCCAGGGGCAGGCCCGTATACGCACCCAGATCTCGGCCGGGCATGAGATGGAGCATTTGGACAAGGCCCTGGCGGCGTTTACCAAGATCGGGGAGAAGTACGGGATACTGGGGCTGAAGAAGGACCAGATCATCGCCAAGTACGGGCTATAG
- the acpS gene encoding holo-ACP synthase: protein MNMVLGIGADIVAVERFRKLKDKEEFLAQFLSPEELSNAPKIHRDFFYASRFAVKEAALKALGCGLSRGSFWHDIQVSKDIRVSLSGRLLKFLPAGGGHAIHASVSEAGEFAVAYVIIEVDK, encoded by the coding sequence TTGAATATGGTACTTGGCATCGGGGCCGATATCGTGGCCGTGGAACGGTTCAGAAAGCTCAAGGACAAGGAAGAATTTCTGGCCCAGTTTCTGTCGCCGGAAGAACTGTCCAACGCGCCAAAGATCCATCGGGATTTTTTTTACGCCTCCCGGTTCGCCGTCAAAGAGGCCGCGTTGAAAGCGTTGGGCTGCGGCCTGAGCCGAGGGTCGTTTTGGCATGATATCCAGGTATCAAAAGATATCCGGGTAAGCCTCTCCGGCCGGCTGCTCAAATTTCTGCCGGCAGGCGGCGGCCATGCCATCCATGCCTCGGTATCGGAAGCCGGGGAGTTCGCAGTGGCCTATGTAATAATTGAAGTTGACAAATAG
- a CDS encoding acyl carrier protein, whose product MSDDIKNMIIEYVKKEYLDEDSDMEVKEDTKLISSGIVDSFSMVSLKTYLEKKFQIKLPDDAATPEAFDSVNNIIELIKKFGVKV is encoded by the coding sequence ATGTCCGACGACATCAAGAACATGATCATAGAATATGTGAAAAAAGAATACCTTGACGAGGATTCAGACATGGAGGTCAAGGAGGACACCAAGCTGATCTCCAGCGGGATCGTGGACTCGTTCTCCATGGTATCCTTGAAGACCTACTTGGAAAAGAAATTCCAGATCAAGCTGCCGGACGATGCCGCCACCCCCGAGGCCTTCGACTCGGTCAACAACATCATCGAGCTGATCAAGAAATTCGGGGTGAAGGTCTAA
- a CDS encoding tetratricopeptide repeat protein gives MDSLMQKYNTIWWQYNLNGSEKILDDILKDNPQQPEALRNKAFAQYYYRQNYSGALESIQKAIGAEPQEAKNYFVQGDILFSRADYEQAARSYSRAIELDSANADYCLSLAKTCLRLNKKDEAKRELETAVRLNPYLLEANNLLHVAYVEGGEYDQAYRIWKSQYLFDESGTSSYCPGEWNSLYQSAIMRDKREPDYHCTMGQLYERLLLYDEAKMEFEKARQQAPDDDNMFQSFEKVSKFIIFRETLKKTLDEFYRQQAVQGRLKEKDLLPRLVPIYAEIAGLFPDIRKTRKHNKGWLNKVNGRIEKKFHVIIHYGYIDGYWGGLFGHVTLDTMREISQWGKTGKLRMVVLKNMVSNGFNSWYWNYQGQNGGWTTSGFLSQTKEFFVVMDPKYGAAYGRWELLNDQNKRSKILAEDKEKEEGFIDRPPLDVFYSSWLGNQLKLKAMDEAIQPYKDCSLDEQKAACIRLLLDHYFNTSTVIHEGQHALDSRHWLFGFRQWELEYRAKLSENCYGRMPHLSLSDILSQDIGNNKLSHGRAVTKLFEDISKYILKNKAKYPNINTNKNIMMQLVSLDSKDIKEIGNAVFREGYK, from the coding sequence ATGGATTCCCTGATGCAAAAATATAATACGATTTGGTGGCAGTATAATCTGAATGGTTCGGAAAAAATACTGGACGACATATTGAAGGATAATCCCCAGCAGCCGGAGGCCCTGCGGAACAAGGCGTTTGCGCAATATTACTATCGCCAAAATTACTCCGGTGCATTGGAGTCAATTCAAAAAGCCATCGGGGCCGAGCCCCAAGAGGCGAAAAATTATTTCGTCCAGGGCGACATACTATTTTCCCGAGCCGACTATGAACAGGCGGCGCGGAGCTACTCCCGGGCAATAGAGTTAGACAGCGCCAATGCCGATTATTGCTTATCACTGGCCAAGACCTGCCTTCGGCTAAATAAAAAAGACGAGGCGAAGCGCGAGCTGGAAACAGCGGTGCGCTTGAATCCATACCTACTGGAGGCCAATAACCTTCTCCATGTGGCCTATGTCGAAGGTGGCGAATACGACCAGGCATACCGTATTTGGAAATCACAATACCTGTTTGACGAAAGCGGAACGTCATCTTACTGCCCCGGGGAATGGAATTCCCTCTACCAATCGGCCATAATGCGCGATAAACGAGAACCGGATTATCATTGCACCATGGGTCAGTTGTACGAACGTTTGCTGCTCTACGATGAAGCCAAGATGGAATTTGAAAAGGCCCGGCAACAAGCCCCGGATGACGACAACATGTTCCAATCTTTTGAGAAAGTGTCGAAATTTATTATTTTCCGCGAGACGCTCAAGAAAACCCTTGATGAATTTTATCGGCAGCAGGCGGTGCAGGGGAGATTAAAAGAAAAAGACCTGCTGCCGCGACTTGTACCGATATATGCCGAAATAGCCGGCCTTTTTCCCGATATCCGGAAAACAAGGAAACACAACAAGGGTTGGTTGAACAAGGTCAACGGCAGGATCGAAAAAAAGTTCCATGTCATAATACATTATGGATATATAGACGGTTATTGGGGTGGTCTTTTCGGGCATGTAACGCTGGATACCATGAGGGAAATATCCCAATGGGGAAAGACCGGAAAGCTGCGGATGGTGGTCCTGAAAAACATGGTATCCAACGGTTTCAACAGTTGGTACTGGAACTACCAAGGCCAGAATGGCGGATGGACTACATCCGGGTTCTTGTCGCAAACCAAGGAATTCTTCGTGGTCATGGATCCCAAATATGGGGCCGCTTACGGCAGATGGGAATTATTGAACGATCAAAATAAAAGGTCAAAAATATTAGCGGAGGATAAAGAAAAGGAGGAAGGTTTTATAGATCGTCCGCCCCTTGATGTATTTTATTCATCTTGGCTGGGGAACCAACTCAAACTCAAGGCCATGGACGAAGCCATACAACCATATAAGGATTGTTCTCTTGATGAACAAAAAGCGGCGTGCATCAGATTGTTATTAGATCACTATTTCAACACCTCAACGGTCATCCACGAAGGGCAGCATGCCTTGGATTCCAGGCACTGGCTTTTCGGATTCAGGCAATGGGAGCTGGAATACCGGGCGAAATTATCAGAGAACTGTTATGGAAGAATGCCGCACCTGTCACTATCGGATATCCTGAGTCAGGATATCGGCAACAATAAACTCTCGCACGGCAGGGCAGTGACCAAGCTATTTGAGGATATCTCCAAGTATATTCTGAAAAACAAAGCTAAGTATCCCAATATCAATACTAATAAAAACATCATGATGCAGCTTGTATCTCTGGATTCGAAAGACATCAAGGAAATCGGGAACGCCGTCTTTAGGGAAGGATACAAGTAA
- a CDS encoding DMT family transporter: protein MYSKNKSILYALVAASLFGASAPLAKLLLSDIQPVLLASFLYLGSGLGLLFYKFIRRITKNDPVKEAKIGRADLPWLVAATFFGGITAPIVLLFSLKHTPAATASLILNFEGVATALIAFIAFREAISKRIWLAVGFVTIAVILLSVDLSGKWGFSLGALGVATACVLWGLDNNFTRNISAKDPVAIVIVKGIVAGAISLAVALIIGNPFPGLVKVLLACLLGLFCYGLSIVFFILSLRELGTARTSGYFATAPFIGSALSFLIFRELPNTLFFIALPFIVVGAFLLFTEKHTHLHTHFEFKHDHIHDHIDGHHTHEHSASRVSQTHSHPHKHVPVNHKHPHNPDIHHRHSHDD from the coding sequence ATGTATAGCAAGAATAAATCCATATTATACGCGTTAGTGGCCGCGTCATTGTTCGGAGCCAGCGCGCCTTTAGCCAAATTATTATTAAGCGATATTCAACCCGTTTTATTGGCTTCATTTCTTTATCTGGGCAGCGGCCTCGGTTTGTTGTTTTACAAATTTATCCGGCGTATTACGAAAAATGACCCGGTGAAAGAAGCCAAAATAGGCCGGGCTGACTTGCCTTGGCTGGTCGCCGCAACATTTTTTGGCGGTATCACCGCCCCGATTGTTCTGCTGTTCAGCTTAAAACACACTCCTGCGGCAACAGCCTCGCTAATTCTAAATTTTGAAGGCGTCGCTACTGCGCTGATTGCTTTTATAGCTTTTCGGGAAGCCATCAGTAAACGCATTTGGCTGGCTGTTGGTTTTGTAACCATCGCTGTCATTTTATTATCAGTTGACCTGTCCGGCAAATGGGGCTTTTCGCTTGGGGCCTTGGGTGTTGCAACGGCTTGCGTCCTGTGGGGCCTGGACAATAATTTCACCAGAAACATTTCGGCCAAAGACCCGGTAGCTATTGTTATCGTCAAAGGCATTGTGGCCGGTGCTATAAGCCTGGCAGTGGCGTTAATTATTGGGAACCCATTCCCCGGTTTGGTAAAAGTATTGCTCGCGTGTCTTTTGGGCCTTTTTTGCTACGGCCTGAGCATTGTTTTCTTTATTTTATCCCTGCGTGAACTGGGCACAGCCCGCACCAGCGGATATTTTGCCACTGCTCCTTTCATCGGCTCGGCCCTTTCCTTTTTGATCTTCCGGGAACTGCCCAACACGCTTTTTTTTATTGCTTTGCCGTTTATCGTGGTTGGTGCCTTTTTATTGTTCACCGAAAAACATACGCACCTGCATACGCATTTTGAATTCAAGCACGATCATATTCATGACCACATTGACGGGCACCATACCCACGAACATTCCGCAAGCCGTGTCTCACAAACGCATTCCCATCCGCACAAACACGTTCCTGTCAATCACAAACACCCACATAACCCGGACATACATCATCGCCACAGCCATGATGATTGA
- a CDS encoding glycine C-acetyltransferase produces the protein MHKKVKEFYRNELVELQNADLFKEERYIHTPQAASIKVEYPANSPQKEVINFCANNYLGLSNHPAIVAAAKQGLEERGFGLSSVRFICGTQDKHKELERKISKFLGMEDAILYSSCFDANLGVFEALLGEEDALISDELNHASIIDGIRLCKAERRRFKHMDMHDLEAHLKQTRNSRFRMIVTDGVFSMDGDLAPLEQICNLAESYEAMVLVDESHASGFIGKTGRGTHQHADVMGRVDIITTTFGKALGGASGGCIASSQEIINILRQRSRPYLFSNTISPSVVAATIKAIEMMETSTALRDKVMDNAKYFRQKIKQAGFDIREGIHPIVPIILHEAEAVQKMSRQLYEEGIYVIGFFYPVVPRGRARIRVQISAAHEREHLDKAIAAFTKVGKKLGVLKPN, from the coding sequence CTGCATAAAAAGGTAAAGGAATTTTATCGCAACGAACTGGTGGAACTGCAGAACGCCGATCTTTTCAAGGAGGAGCGCTACATCCACACGCCCCAGGCGGCCAGCATCAAGGTGGAGTACCCGGCCAACTCGCCCCAGAAGGAGGTCATCAACTTCTGCGCCAACAACTACCTGGGGCTCTCCAACCACCCGGCCATCGTGGCCGCGGCGAAGCAGGGCCTGGAGGAGCGGGGCTTCGGGCTGTCCTCGGTCCGGTTCATCTGCGGCACCCAGGACAAGCACAAGGAACTGGAGCGGAAGATCTCCAAATTTTTGGGCATGGAGGACGCCATCCTCTATTCCTCCTGCTTCGATGCCAACCTGGGAGTGTTCGAGGCTCTTTTAGGGGAGGAGGACGCTTTGATCTCGGACGAGCTGAACCACGCCTCCATCATTGACGGCATCAGATTATGCAAGGCCGAGCGGCGCCGCTTCAAGCACATGGACATGCACGATCTGGAAGCTCATTTAAAGCAGACCAGAAATTCGCGCTTCCGGATGATCGTCACCGACGGGGTCTTTTCCATGGACGGCGACCTGGCCCCGCTGGAGCAGATCTGCAACCTGGCGGAGTCCTACGAGGCCATGGTGCTGGTGGACGAAAGCCACGCCTCGGGGTTCATTGGCAAGACCGGAAGGGGCACACACCAGCACGCCGACGTGATGGGCCGGGTGGACATCATCACCACCACCTTCGGCAAGGCGCTGGGCGGGGCCTCGGGCGGCTGCATCGCTTCCAGCCAGGAGATCATAAACATCCTGCGCCAGCGCTCCCGTCCCTACCTGTTCTCCAATACCATCAGCCCCTCGGTGGTGGCCGCCACCATCAAGGCCATCGAGATGATGGAGACATCGACCGCCCTGCGCGACAAGGTGATGGACAACGCCAAATACTTCCGGCAGAAGATAAAGCAAGCCGGCTTCGACATCCGGGAAGGCATCCACCCCATCGTCCCCATCATCCTGCACGAGGCCGAGGCGGTCCAGAAGATGTCGCGGCAGCTGTACGAAGAGGGCATCTACGTGATAGGTTTCTTCTATCCGGTGGTGCCGCGGGGCCGGGCGCGGATCAGGGTCCAGATCTCAGCCGCCCACGAACG